One segment of Setaria viridis chromosome 4, Setaria_viridis_v4.0, whole genome shotgun sequence DNA contains the following:
- the LOC117851255 gene encoding peroxidase P7, which yields MGTSFARSFALLALLCLLLPCHGKGKLSTKFYAKSCSGVATIVRSVMAQAVAKEPRMGASIIRLFFHDCFVNGCDASILLDDTATFTGEKNAGANANSVRGYEVIDAIKTQVEAACNGTVSCADIVALASRDAVNLLGGPTWNVQLGRKDSRTASPSAANANLPGPGSSAASLVSAFAAKGLSARDMTALSGAHTVGRARCLFFRGRIYGEPNINATFAAARQQTCPQSGGDGNLAPFDDQTPDAFDNAYYTNLVAQRGLLHSDQELFNGGPADALVRKYSGNAGMFANDFAKAMVKMGGLMPASGTPTEVRLNCRKVN from the exons ATGGGCACCTCGTTCGCTAGGAGCTTCGCTCTCCTTGCTCTTCTCTGCCTGCTTCTCCCGTGCCATGGCAAGGGGAAGCTCTCGACCAAGTTCTACGCCAAGTCGTGCTCTGGCGTGGCCACCATCGTGCGGTCCGTGATGGCGCAGGCCGTCGCCAAGGAGCCCCGGATGGGCGCGTCCATCATCCGGctcttcttccacgactgcttcgtcaat GGGTGTGACGCGTCCATCCTTCTGGACGACACGGCCACGTTCACCGGCGAGAAGAATGCCGGCGCCAACGCCAACTCCGTCCGCGGGTACGAGGTGATCGACGCCATCAAGACGCAGGTAGAAGCGGCCTGCAATGGCACCGTGTCGTGCGCTGACATCGTCGCCTTGGCATCTCGTGACGCCGTAAATTTG CTCGGAGGCCCGACGTGGAACGTGCAGCTCGGCCGTAAGGACTCGCGCACGGCGAGCCCGAGTGCCGCCAACGCCAACCTGCCCGGTCCGGGCTCCAGCGCCGCGTCCCTCGTCTCGGCGTTCGCCGCCAAAGGCCTCTCGGCGCGCGACATGACGgcgctctccggcgcgcacaCCGTGGGGCGGGCGCGGTGCCTCTTCTTCCGCGGCCGCATCTACGGTGAGCCCAACATCAACGCCACCTTCGCGGCGGCACGGCAGCAGACGTGCCCgcagagcggcggcgacggcaaccTCGCGCCGTTCGACGACCAGACGCCGGATGCCTTCGACAACGCCTACTACACGAACCTGGTGGCGCAGCGCGGCCTGCTGCACTCCGACCAGGAGCTCTTCAACGGCGGGCCGGCGGACGCGCTGGTGAGGAAGTACAGCGGCAATGCCGGCATGTTCGCCAACGACTTCGCCAAGGCGATGGTGAAGATGGGCGGCCTTATGCCGGCGTCTGGGACGCCGACGGAGGTCAGGTTGAACTGCCGGAAAGTGAACTAG
- the LOC117851254 gene encoding peroxidase P7: MAAATVRCLLTIAVVLAPFLAGATAGGPLSTSFYSKKCPNVQGIVRAGVASAVAAERRMGASILRMFFHDCFVNGCDGSILLDDTSTFTGEKNAGPNANSVRGFEVIDAIKAQVEAACNATVSCADILALAARDAVNLLGGPTWTVYLGRRDALTASQSDANANLPGPGSSLATLVAMFGNKGLSPRDMTALSGAHTVGQARCATFRDRIYNDANINATFASLRQQTCPQAAGGASDAALAPIDAQTPEAFDNAYYTNLMGKRGLFHSDQELFNGGSQDALVKKYSGNAGMFAADFAKAMMRMGAISPLTGAQGEVRLNCRKVN; the protein is encoded by the exons ATGGCGGCTGCAACGGTGAGGTGCTTGCTGACGATCGCCGTGGTGCTGGCTcccttcctcgccggcgccaccgcgggcgGGCCGCTGTCGACGAGCTTCTACAGCAAGAAGTGCCCGAACGTGCAGGGCATCGTGCGGGCGGGGGTGGCgtccgccgtggcggcggagaGGCGCATGGGCGCGTCCATCCTCCGCATgttcttccacgactgcttcgtcaat GGCTGCGACGGCTCGATCCTGCTGGACGACACGTCGACCTTCACCGGCGAGAAGAACGCCGGGCCCAACGCCAACTCGGTGCGCGGCTTCGAGGTCATCGACGCCATCAAGGCCCAGGTCGAGGCTGCCTGCaacgccaccgtctcctgcgccgacatcctcgccctcgccgcccggGACGCCGTCAACCTC CTCGGCGGGCCGACGTGGACGGTCTacctcggccgccgcgacgcgctGACGGCGAGCCAGAGCGACGCCAACGCCAACCTCCCCGGTCCGGGCTCCAGCCTCGCGACGCTCGTCGCCATGTTCGGGAACAAGGGCCTCTCGCCGCGCGACATGACGgcgctctccggcgcgcacaCCGTCGGGCAGGCCCGGTGCGCCACGTTCCGGGACCGCATCTACAACGACGCCAACATCAACGCCACGTTCGCGTCGCTCCGGCAGCAGACGTGCCcgcaggccgccggcggcgccagcgaCGCCGCGCTGGCGCCCATCGACGCGCAGACCCCCGAGGCGTTCGACAACGCCTACTACACGAACCTGATGGGCAAGAGGGGGCTGTTCCACTCCGACCAGGAGCTCTTCAACGGCGGGTCCCAGGACGCGCTGGTGAAGAAGTACAGCGGCAACGCCGGGATGTTCGCGGCCGACTTCGCCAAGGCCATGATGAGGATGGGCGCCATCAGCCCGCTCACGGGGGCGCAGGGCGAGGTCAGGCTCAACTGCAGGAAGGTCAACTAA